Genomic DNA from Pseudostreptobacillus hongkongensis:
AGCACTTGTAAATACAAAGATAAAACATTGTAATCCAGTTCTTGCTAATTTAATTAAAGAACTTAAAGATACATATATTTCAAATGATACTTTATCAGTGGTTTTAGTTGAAGGAAAAGAAAAAGATGAAGCTATTACAAATTCACTTAAAACTTTACCGTCAGTTAAATTTATAGATGGTAATCAAGAAAATTACTATTACTACATATACATAGAAAATAGAGATAAATCATTACCTGAAATAGCTGTAATAACTGATTCATCTTCTGATTTAACTGAAGAAGATATCAAAGGATTACCTGTATACATTAATCCTATACGTTTAGAAGCAAATGGAGAACACTATAAAGATGGTATAGATATTACTAAAGATGAATTCTGGAAGAAGTTAATAGATGATGAAGCTGTATTTAAGAGTGCTCAACCATCTCCAAAAGAATTAATGAATCTTTATACTCATATTTTACAAAAAGGTTACAAAAAAATACTTGTAATGAATCTTTCTAGCAATATGAGTGGAACATACAAAACTGCACGTATGGTTAGATCTAACTTAAATAAAGAAGCTGAAATAACAGTTTATGATACACAATTTGTTTCTATTCCATTAAAAATAATGGTACAAGGTGCAGCAGATCTTGTTTTAAAAGGAAAATCTGTTGATGAAATTACAAGATGGTGCGATAAATTTAGAGATAGAAGTAAGACTTTAATAGCTATAGATTCTTTAAAATATCTTGAAAGAGGTGGAAGAATTAGTAAAGTTGCAAAAACTTTTGGTGATTTCTTAAATCTTAAACCTATAATTACTATGACTCAAGGTTCTATAACTGTAGAGAAAAAGGTATTTGGAGATAAATCAGCTATTTCATATATAGAAAACTATATTGAAAAATTATCACAAAAACAAAGTATATATCTTTATCCTGCATGGGGTGGAACTAAATCAGAATTAGATAAATTAAATCAAATATTAGAAAGATTTAAATCTAATCCTAAAGTTACTATAATAGGTAAACCTACTATAATAGGTCCAACAGTTGGTACTCATGGTGGTCCACTTGCTGGTGTAATCATAGTTCCTAAATTACTATAATGAAAACATATAATTTAAATGAGAAAGCCTTCAGAATGAAGGCTTCTCAATATTTAAGAGAATATTTAGGGTATTCAGGTAGAATTCTTAGAAATATAGAAATTTATTTAGATGACGAAAGAATAAGAACTACTACAAAATTACCTAAAAGTGGAGTGTTAAAAATTATTGAAAAAGTCAAAGAAACTAATATTAAACCGTTAGAAATGAAACTTGATATAATTTATGAAGATGATGATTTATTAATAGTAAATAAACCACCATTCTTATTAACACATCCAACAATGAAAAAAGCTGATATTACTCTAGCAAATGGTATTGTTTATTATTATAAAGAAAAGTATGATAAAGAACTTGTAACAAGATTTATAAACAGACTAGATATGAATACTTCTGGTATTATACTTTTAGCTAAAAATGCATATACTCAAAGTTTTATGCAATCAGACGAAGCAGAGATTATAAAAAAATATTTAGCTATTGCAGAAGGTATTCCAGAAACAAGCTCATTTATAGTTGAAGCACCCATATATAGAAATGGTGATGATTTAGCAAGAATTATAGATGACAGAGGTAAATACTCTAAAACTAAATTTGAAGTTATTAAAAAATATTCTCATTTAGATTTATCTCTTATTGAATGTCAATTATTTACAGGTCGTACTCATCAAATTCGTGTACATTTAAAACATATAGGGCATCCTATAATTGGTGATACGCTTTATAACCCAGAGTCTATTTATAATAAAATTGCAAATAGACAAATGCTACATTCTTACTATATTTCATTTAATCATCCGACTACAAAGGAAAAAATGGAATTTAAAATACCTATATATAAAGATATGAAAGAAATATTAGAATAATAAAATAGGACAGATTTTACTTTTCTGTCCTATTTTTTAAAATTCATATTTAAATGTTGTTGAAATTCCAAATTTCAATTTATTATCTAAACTTCCTTTAAGATTTAACTT
This window encodes:
- a CDS encoding RluA family pseudouridine synthase produces the protein MKASQYLREYLGYSGRILRNIEIYLDDERIRTTTKLPKSGVLKIIEKVKETNIKPLEMKLDIIYEDDDLLIVNKPPFLLTHPTMKKADITLANGIVYYYKEKYDKELVTRFINRLDMNTSGIILLAKNAYTQSFMQSDEAEIIKKYLAIAEGIPETSSFIVEAPIYRNGDDLARIIDDRGKYSKTKFEVIKKYSHLDLSLIECQLFTGRTHQIRVHLKHIGHPIIGDTLYNPESIYNKIANRQMLHSYYISFNHPTTKEKMEFKIPIYKDMKEILE